A genomic segment from Marinitoga hydrogenitolerans DSM 16785 encodes:
- a CDS encoding transposase, which produces KAYSLILELKKIFDYKKPAYASKFFKKWYDKALKSNIPEMKKAAKSLYKHINGILMHLKTGLTNAKIEGMNSKLRTFTKRAYGFKSFKYLSITIFLALGKLPFS; this is translated from the coding sequence TAAAAGCATATTCATTAATTCTGGAATTAAAAAAAATATTTGATTATAAAAAACCAGCATATGCATCAAAATTCTTTAAAAAATGGTATGACAAAGCGTTAAAATCAAATATACCAGAAATGAAAAAAGCAGCTAAGAGTTTATATAAACATATAAATGGTATTCTTATGCATTTAAAAACAGGATTAACCAATGCTAAAATTGAAGGCATGAATTCAAAACTTAGAACTTTTACCAAAAGAGCTTATGGTTTTAAGTCTTTTAAATATTTATCCATTACTATTTTTTTGGCTTTAGGTAAATTGCCTTTTTCCTAA